A DNA window from Desulfobacterales bacterium contains the following coding sequences:
- a CDS encoding TadG family pilus assembly protein — MKTTNPLKYNNESGAVLIMVVCAMVMLLGMAALAIDVSHLVVARNELKNAADAGALAAARVLYSDDGTSIEKETTESTGKAAAEANKSENVAVEVKAVEIGHWSFGLNAISERGFETQLVLNVTDISNFSEKELDGLPSFINAVKVSVERKNSTVASYFAQIFGIKDFEMEASSIAYIGFAGTLFPEEVDLPIAICSESLWVSGKLACNIGRMINSGNDDQTSETAGWTDFNQNEDGSCPGNAKNEAMSDYADYCTDEGNTGVNPKKLTVNTPMSTRGGEIQGPVFGPLYKCWIDTLDPDNPQPVKFTLPVIDCDGKNPGPCNIHRGAVSVTIVWVNEKDNIAEAPEKMGDWDCDPLDKDELYDKPKDKDAAGERRWISFTNHFDLVNPDGITPATYAKKSIYFLPLCHEDQPPIGLTGGRNYGILAKIPVLVD; from the coding sequence ATGAAAACGACAAACCCTTTAAAGTATAATAATGAAAGTGGCGCTGTCCTGATTATGGTCGTCTGTGCAATGGTAATGCTGCTCGGTATGGCGGCACTTGCGATTGACGTCTCCCATTTGGTTGTGGCCAGAAATGAGCTAAAAAACGCTGCGGATGCAGGTGCGTTGGCTGCTGCGCGGGTTCTTTACAGTGACGACGGCACCTCAATTGAGAAAGAAACCACCGAATCGACAGGCAAAGCTGCAGCCGAGGCAAATAAAAGCGAAAACGTTGCGGTTGAAGTTAAAGCTGTCGAAATTGGACATTGGAGTTTTGGACTAAATGCCATCTCGGAAAGAGGTTTTGAAACCCAATTAGTACTAAATGTAACTGATATATCAAATTTTTCTGAAAAAGAGCTTGATGGTTTGCCAAGCTTTATTAACGCTGTTAAAGTGTCCGTCGAAAGAAAAAATTCGACCGTAGCATCCTATTTTGCACAAATTTTTGGAATAAAAGACTTCGAAATGGAAGCTTCATCGATAGCCTACATAGGATTTGCCGGCACTTTATTCCCGGAAGAAGTCGATCTCCCCATTGCCATCTGCAGCGAAAGTTTGTGGGTGAGCGGGAAGTTGGCATGCAACATTGGAAGAATGATAAACAGTGGTAATGATGATCAAACCAGCGAGACAGCCGGTTGGACCGATTTCAATCAAAATGAAGACGGATCGTGCCCTGGAAATGCAAAAAACGAAGCCATGTCTGATTATGCAGATTACTGTACTGATGAAGGAAATACCGGAGTAAATCCCAAAAAGTTAACCGTGAATACCCCAATGTCCACGCGGGGTGGTGAGATTCAAGGTCCAGTTTTTGGACCGCTTTATAAATGTTGGATCGATACCCTTGACCCTGATAATCCACAGCCAGTTAAGTTCACACTGCCAGTGATCGACTGCGATGGGAAAAACCCTGGCCCTTGCAACATTCATAGAGGAGCGGTTTCTGTGACAATTGTTTGGGTCAACGAGAAAGATAACATAGCGGAAGCACCTGAGAAAATGGGAGATTGGGATTGCGACCCCCTCGATAAAGATGAATTATATGACAAACCTAAGGATAAAGATGCAGCCGGGGAAAGAAGATGGATTAGCTTTACAAATCATTTTGATCTAGTAAATCCCGACGGCATCACTCCCGCGACTTACGCTAAAAAATCTATTTATTTTCTTCCCCTTTGCCACGAGGATCAACCCCCCATTGGATTAACAGGAGGGCGCAACTATGGTATTCTGGCAAAAATACCGGTACTTGTGGATTGA
- a CDS encoding AAA family ATPase encodes MDTMKYPVKLIVKNASLFEEINKILRKDPEFHVLAPNAGLMPYLIIIELSRTDDQALQQIETILKSRQQATELFVLANSSDSALLMRLMRMGVKEFFPLPFQPEEFEAAIERFKTRIGPVEQITPKKSGQIISVVGSKGGVGTTTVAVNLAVTLAQLDKNNTVCLLDLNTLFGDTPLFLDLTPKYHWGEITKNIDRLDDMFLMNVLSKHSSGVHLLPSPAYLNGHIAPSPKIIDVLLGLMRTMFDFVVVDGGQSLGDSTLRTLQISDSTLLIAVLSMPCLSNTNRLLKSFFDLGYVSRNQVKVVINRYLKKSEISLKDAAEGIGSEIFWTIPNDYTTTITAINQGKPVSQMSPNSLIAKSLLDMTHQMLPQPEKKAKKGWRLFDR; translated from the coding sequence ATGGACACAATGAAGTACCCAGTAAAACTGATTGTTAAAAATGCATCCTTGTTCGAGGAAATAAACAAAATACTTCGTAAGGATCCCGAGTTTCATGTGCTGGCGCCAAACGCCGGGCTAATGCCCTACCTGATCATCATAGAATTGAGCAGAACGGATGATCAGGCGCTTCAACAAATTGAAACCATACTAAAATCCAGGCAACAGGCCACCGAGCTCTTTGTCCTGGCGAACAGCTCGGACTCGGCCCTGCTCATGCGCTTGATGCGAATGGGCGTCAAAGAATTTTTCCCGTTGCCCTTTCAGCCGGAAGAGTTTGAAGCGGCCATCGAGCGCTTTAAAACCCGGATAGGGCCGGTCGAGCAGATCACCCCAAAAAAATCCGGTCAAATTATCAGCGTGGTGGGCAGCAAGGGCGGCGTGGGCACGACCACCGTGGCGGTCAACCTGGCGGTGACGCTGGCCCAACTCGATAAAAATAACACGGTCTGCCTGTTGGATTTGAACACCCTTTTCGGGGACACTCCGCTTTTCTTAGATCTGACGCCAAAATACCATTGGGGCGAAATCACTAAAAACATCGACCGCCTGGATGATATGTTTCTGATGAATGTATTGTCCAAACATTCCAGCGGGGTTCATCTGTTACCCTCCCCCGCCTACTTGAACGGTCACATCGCCCCCTCCCCTAAAATCATCGACGTGCTGCTGGGGCTGATGCGGACCATGTTCGATTTTGTCGTTGTGGACGGCGGGCAATCCCTGGGGGATTCCACGTTGCGCACCCTTCAGATTTCCGACAGCACCCTATTGATCGCGGTGCTGAGCATGCCGTGTCTGAGCAACACCAATCGGCTGCTTAAATCCTTTTTCGATTTGGGGTACGTATCGAGAAACCAGGTTAAGGTGGTGATTAACCGGTATCTGAAAAAAAGCGAGATCTCCCTCAAGGACGCGGCGGAAGGCATCGGTAGTGAGATTTTCTGGACCATTCCCAATGATTACACCACGACCATTACCGCCATCAATCAGGGCAAACCGGTATCGCAGATGTCGCCGAATTCACTAATTGCAAAGAGCCTGCTGGATATGACCCATCAGATGCTACCGCAACCCGAAAAAAAAGCCAAAAAAGGGTGGCGCCTTTTTGACCGTTAA
- a CDS encoding CpaF family protein, translating into MKPVPTKAVPPVVAEDTPLPDEYFELKSRIHNRLLDLVDLSVIYTLEDAALRLQLRPVVERILREESENLPLNLAEREKIFSEILDEVLGLGPIEPLMKDATVSDILVNTYKNIYVERRGKLEKTNARFKDDRHLMTIIDKIVSLVGRRIDESTPMVDARLKDGSRVNVIIPPLALDGPIVSIRRFAVVPLELEDLIGFKTLTPQIGELLKGIVQSKLNVIISGGTGSGKTTLLNILSRFIPEEERVVTIEDAAELQLKQKHVVRLETRPANIEGTGAVVQRDLVRNSLRMRPDRIIVGEVRGAEAFDMLQAMNTGHDGSLTTVHANTARDALMRIETMVAMANLEIPSEFLRRFISSAINVIVQVSRMVDGKRRLVSLQEIVGMEGNIITMQEIFSFKQTRIDADGNARGQFRFHGVRPKFAERIKAAGIHLPNEIFDPSNVLDV; encoded by the coding sequence TTGAAACCAGTTCCCACGAAGGCCGTCCCGCCTGTAGTTGCCGAAGACACGCCCCTGCCCGATGAATATTTTGAACTGAAAAGCAGAATCCATAACCGCTTACTGGATCTGGTCGACCTGTCGGTCATCTATACCCTCGAAGATGCAGCGCTCCGGTTGCAGCTTAGACCGGTGGTGGAAAGGATTCTGAGGGAAGAGTCCGAAAACCTGCCGCTGAACCTGGCGGAACGCGAAAAAATATTTTCGGAAATTTTGGATGAGGTGCTGGGCTTGGGGCCCATCGAACCGTTGATGAAGGATGCCACAGTCTCGGATATTCTGGTCAATACCTATAAAAATATCTATGTGGAACGTCGCGGGAAACTGGAAAAAACCAATGCCCGGTTCAAAGATGACCGGCACCTGATGACCATCATCGACAAAATCGTCTCCCTCGTGGGCCGTCGCATCGATGAATCCACCCCGATGGTGGATGCCCGGCTTAAAGACGGCTCCCGTGTAAACGTCATTATTCCGCCGCTGGCCCTGGATGGACCGATTGTATCGATCCGGCGCTTTGCCGTGGTACCGCTCGAGCTGGAAGATCTGATCGGGTTTAAAACGCTGACGCCACAAATCGGCGAGTTGCTCAAAGGAATCGTCCAGAGCAAATTGAATGTGATTATTTCCGGCGGCACCGGCTCCGGCAAGACCACCCTGCTCAATATTCTCTCCCGCTTCATTCCCGAGGAAGAGCGGGTTGTTACCATTGAAGATGCGGCCGAGCTTCAACTCAAGCAAAAACATGTGGTTCGACTGGAAACCCGGCCGGCCAATATCGAAGGGACGGGAGCGGTGGTTCAACGGGATCTGGTTCGAAACAGCCTTCGGATGCGGCCGGATCGCATTATTGTCGGTGAGGTCCGCGGAGCCGAAGCCTTTGACATGCTTCAGGCCATGAACACCGGGCACGACGGTTCCCTTACCACCGTGCACGCCAACACCGCGCGGGATGCCCTGATGCGAATTGAAACCATGGTTGCCATGGCCAATCTGGAAATTCCGAGTGAATTTTTGAGGCGCTTTATCAGCTCGGCCATCAACGTCATTGTTCAGGTTTCCCGCATGGTCGATGGGAAGCGGCGATTGGTCAGCCTGCAGGAGATTGTGGGCATGGAGGGCAACATCATCACCATGCAAGAAATCTTCTCTTTTAAGCAAACCAGAATCGATGCCGATGGCAACGCGCGGGGTCAATTCCGGTTTCACGGCGTCAGGCCGAAATTTGCCGAAAGAATCAAGGCGGCCGGTATTCACCTGCCCAATGAGATCTTTGATCCGTCCAACGTCCTGGACGTTTGA
- a CDS encoding type II secretion system F family protein, with protein MNQVVIGLLLFIAAISIIELIQYAYRNLDAVKRAGIRKRIKKHIFLSDPTEDVDIVKQRVLSDVPFLNRLLLAISPLRSLEKLTTQANAPYSMGFYILLSLLLGAIAFWSVSALLHNRLLAVVTAFSLAALPYVYLIILKRKRLANFQTQLPEGVDLMARALKAGHALTSAMKLVADEFEDPLSMEFDEVLREVNFGVSMTDALRNLANRVDCPEVKYFVVAVTLQRETGGNLAELLEKLADLMRRNFEFKGKVRTLTAESKFSAVILSVLPFLLALFFHVRSPEYLGFLLEHPIGRVMIGVCGGLLLIGIILVNKLAAIEV; from the coding sequence ATGAATCAAGTCGTGATCGGCCTTTTGCTGTTCATTGCCGCCATCAGCATCATTGAATTGATCCAATATGCCTACCGAAACCTTGACGCCGTCAAGCGGGCCGGCATTCGAAAACGCATCAAAAAGCACATTTTCCTTTCCGATCCCACCGAAGATGTGGATATCGTCAAACAACGAGTTTTAAGTGATGTGCCTTTTCTGAACAGGCTGCTGCTCGCGATCTCCCCGCTGCGTTCCCTGGAAAAATTGACCACTCAGGCCAATGCGCCCTATTCAATGGGATTTTATATTCTTTTGAGCCTGCTGCTGGGCGCAATCGCCTTTTGGAGCGTATCGGCCTTGCTGCATAACCGGCTTCTGGCCGTTGTGACCGCTTTTTCTTTGGCCGCGCTTCCTTATGTTTATTTAATCATATTAAAAAGAAAGCGGCTTGCAAACTTCCAGACGCAACTGCCCGAAGGGGTGGACCTGATGGCCAGGGCGCTAAAAGCCGGCCACGCCCTGACCAGCGCCATGAAGCTGGTGGCGGATGAATTCGAAGACCCTCTCTCCATGGAATTCGACGAGGTTCTCAGGGAAGTCAATTTCGGCGTCAGCATGACGGACGCCCTGAGAAATCTGGCCAACCGAGTCGATTGCCCGGAAGTAAAGTACTTCGTCGTCGCCGTCACCCTGCAACGGGAGACCGGCGGGAATCTGGCCGAATTGCTGGAAAAACTGGCGGACTTGATGCGACGAAATTTCGAATTTAAGGGAAAGGTTCGAACCTTGACCGCGGAAAGCAAGTTTTCAGCCGTGATTCTGTCCGTTCTGCCCTTCTTGCTGGCGCTTTTTTTCCATGTCAGGAGTCCGGAATATTTAGGCTTTCTTTTAGAGCATCCCATAGGAAGAGTCATGATCGGTGTCTGTGGCGGGCTCCTGCTCATCGGCATCATCTTGGTCAACAAACTGGCGGCTATTGAGGTGTGA
- a CDS encoding type II secretion system F family protein yields MNITDSYLMYAFITTVFLALFLMTMGIGKLAGSLSRRSEMKQKIQESRDTWEYDGEPEETPAASFFQRLFTLIGKIAPGFNDQSTAQYSALRLRLLRAGIRSQNAPSMFWGAKVFLLFLICIGFFILKFTVLKPMTGQVFMGLTVGLGVIGFYTPDLWLYIRAQVRRQKIIKAMPDALDLMVVCVEAGLGLDSAIKRISKEMRLTHPELSSEFDLLNLELRAGKSRQDALRALSLRTNISSLNSLVTLIIQTDKFGTSIAKALRVFSESYRNERFQKAEEAAAKLPVKMLFPLIFFIFPSFLLIMVGPGVIRIYETFIKMGQ; encoded by the coding sequence ATGAATATCACCGATTCTTATCTCATGTATGCCTTTATCACCACTGTGTTTCTGGCCTTGTTCCTGATGACGATGGGCATTGGGAAACTTGCCGGTTCTTTATCCAGGCGCAGCGAGATGAAGCAAAAGATTCAGGAGAGCAGGGACACATGGGAATATGATGGAGAACCTGAAGAAACGCCGGCTGCATCCTTTTTTCAGCGGCTGTTTACCCTTATCGGTAAAATAGCGCCGGGGTTTAACGATCAAAGCACCGCGCAATATTCCGCGTTGAGACTTCGGCTGCTCAGGGCGGGAATCCGATCCCAAAACGCGCCATCCATGTTCTGGGGTGCCAAAGTTTTTTTGCTTTTTCTGATCTGTATCGGGTTTTTCATTCTGAAATTTACCGTCTTAAAGCCGATGACCGGGCAGGTGTTCATGGGGCTGACCGTCGGACTGGGCGTGATCGGGTTCTATACGCCGGATTTATGGCTTTATATCAGGGCGCAGGTCCGAAGACAAAAAATTATCAAGGCCATGCCCGATGCCCTGGACCTGATGGTGGTGTGCGTTGAAGCCGGCCTCGGTCTGGACAGCGCCATCAAACGAATTTCCAAGGAGATGCGGCTCACTCACCCGGAACTGAGCAGTGAATTCGATTTGTTGAATCTTGAACTCAGGGCCGGCAAATCCCGGCAGGATGCCTTGCGGGCGCTGTCATTGCGGACCAATATCAGCAGCCTGAACAGCCTGGTGACCCTGATCATTCAAACGGATAAATTCGGCACCAGCATCGCCAAGGCGTTGCGGGTGTTTTCAGAATCCTACCGGAACGAGCGATTTCAGAAAGCGGAGGAAGCCGCCGCCAAGCTTCCGGTCAAGATGCTGTTTCCCTTAATATTTTTTATTTTCCCCTCGTTTTTATTGATCATGGTCGGACCCGGTGTAATCAGAATTTACGAAACATTTATCAAAATGGGGCAATAG
- a CDS encoding tetratricopeptide repeat protein has product MGIFYPITLALLLFIALGCATGKNQTDSLVQYGNPDYQHVKNIPENQAEALGYNDPPTPELPEMTGDEYEVLGDAMLKKGNLHKAYLQYERSLEQTPDNLRVQYKIGVAFLAGKKLTDARQQFQKVIDQKVVFAPAWEGMGRVYLLEKDYERAEDCFLKATSLNPRLWQSYNYLGNIYDIQKDHPRAIQQYHSALQIQPQNGSLYNNLGVSYSMEGKFPEAAEAFQAAVALKYANSKVYNNLALVLANQGKYNDALAAFKKGVGEAQAYNNLGCIYLQAGKNAEAVRCFEKAIEISPSYYVKAGENLKEAKRAGGAEGL; this is encoded by the coding sequence ATGGGCATTTTCTACCCGATCACCCTGGCCTTGCTATTATTCATCGCCCTGGGCTGCGCCACCGGTAAAAACCAAACCGATTCCCTCGTCCAATACGGAAACCCGGACTACCAGCACGTAAAAAATATTCCTGAAAATCAAGCCGAAGCCTTGGGCTACAATGATCCGCCGACCCCGGAGCTGCCCGAAATGACCGGTGACGAATATGAGGTGCTCGGAGACGCCATGCTCAAAAAAGGCAATCTCCACAAGGCGTATCTGCAATATGAGCGCTCGCTTGAACAAACCCCCGACAATCTGCGGGTGCAATACAAGATCGGGGTGGCCTTTTTAGCGGGCAAAAAATTGACTGACGCCCGCCAGCAATTTCAAAAGGTCATCGATCAGAAAGTGGTTTTCGCTCCTGCCTGGGAAGGCATGGGCCGCGTGTATCTCCTGGAAAAAGACTACGAGCGCGCCGAAGACTGTTTTCTGAAAGCCACCTCACTGAATCCCCGGCTTTGGCAGTCTTATAATTATCTGGGGAATATTTACGATATTCAAAAAGACCACCCCCGCGCGATTCAACAGTATCACTCGGCCCTGCAAATTCAGCCTCAAAACGGCAGCCTTTACAATAACCTCGGCGTATCCTATTCAATGGAAGGAAAATTTCCGGAAGCGGCCGAGGCGTTTCAGGCGGCCGTGGCCCTAAAATACGCAAACAGCAAAGTCTATAATAACCTGGCGTTGGTATTGGCCAACCAGGGGAAATATAACGATGCGTTGGCGGCATTCAAAAAAGGCGTGGGAGAAGCGCAGGCATACAACAATTTAGGATGTATTTACCTGCAAGCGGGAAAAAATGCGGAAGCGGTTCGTTGTTTTGAGAAAGCCATTGAGATTTCTCCCTCTTATTATGTGAAAGCCGGGGAAAATTTGAAAGAGGCAAAAAGAGCGGGGGGAGCAGAGGGGCTATAG
- a CDS encoding LytR C-terminal domain-containing protein codes for MMHGKNKYLPLTVAIILLVGGCISSSSTNKLYPHSKAEERHVNGIDKQGITTFGASVRPVNGEIEAKYKLAKYFQGISKHRLAVSVLQELVDMAPDHAEAYNAMGYSFDHLGDYKAAQRCYKAALIINPDLDHVLNNLGYSFILEKDFESAKETLKQAIAKNSTQNQYHRNLGLAYFMTGAYDRATTEFQTAANKADADRLMAKLSTGPAPLPVGNEPKRAAAPRAEPNTSEKVQILETPVTIPMAAVAHPINVIPVETEIGEARVEVLNGNGVRRLATNLRNYLKRCGVNAIRAANADHFGHAKTIIYYQKGYGDQAAEVAGLLTGANKSLQLTEKALERSQIRLLIGRDMASLNAFFSHTSRLEIANGNGVRGIARKVGAYLKNRGFQIARLSDADHFSYTETTVSYGPGQQSIAKVIAKELPGNCTARLVESAQKGSRIRVLLGSDMVF; via the coding sequence ATGATGCACGGAAAAAATAAATACCTTCCGTTGACGGTTGCAATCATTCTTCTGGTGGGGGGGTGCATTTCCTCCTCTTCGACCAACAAGCTTTATCCGCATTCAAAAGCAGAAGAGCGGCATGTCAATGGCATTGATAAGCAAGGCATCACCACCTTCGGGGCTTCGGTGCGACCCGTTAACGGCGAAATCGAGGCCAAGTACAAGCTGGCAAAGTATTTTCAGGGCATTTCAAAGCACAGACTCGCCGTCAGCGTCTTGCAGGAACTGGTCGACATGGCGCCGGATCACGCGGAAGCTTATAACGCCATGGGCTACTCCTTTGATCATTTAGGGGATTATAAGGCGGCCCAACGGTGTTATAAAGCCGCCCTCATCATCAACCCCGACCTGGACCATGTGCTCAACAACCTCGGGTATTCCTTTATTTTGGAGAAGGATTTTGAATCCGCCAAAGAGACATTGAAACAAGCCATCGCCAAAAACAGCACGCAAAACCAGTATCACCGAAACCTGGGCTTGGCTTATTTCATGACCGGGGCTTATGACCGGGCAACCACCGAATTTCAAACTGCCGCGAACAAGGCCGACGCGGATCGGCTGATGGCAAAATTGTCGACCGGTCCTGCGCCTCTTCCGGTCGGGAATGAGCCGAAGCGTGCCGCCGCCCCCCGGGCAGAACCCAACACTTCCGAAAAAGTACAAATTTTGGAAACCCCGGTGACTATCCCCATGGCGGCTGTCGCCCACCCCATCAATGTGATTCCCGTAGAAACCGAAATAGGGGAAGCCAGGGTCGAGGTGCTCAACGGCAACGGGGTTCGAAGGCTGGCAACCAACCTGCGGAACTACCTCAAGCGCTGCGGCGTCAATGCTATCCGGGCGGCGAATGCCGACCACTTCGGGCATGCCAAAACCATAATCTACTATCAAAAGGGATACGGGGATCAGGCCGCTGAAGTGGCCGGCCTCCTGACAGGGGCGAACAAAAGTCTTCAACTTACCGAAAAAGCGCTTGAACGGTCGCAGATTCGCTTGCTGATCGGACGAGACATGGCGTCATTGAATGCTTTTTTCAGCCACACATCCAGATTGGAGATTGCGAACGGAAACGGCGTCCGGGGGATTGCGAGAAAGGTTGGCGCCTATTTGAAGAATCGCGGCTTTCAAATCGCCCGTCTGAGCGATGCCGATCATTTTTCATATACGGAAACAACCGTCAGCTACGGACCCGGCCAGCAGTCTATCGCCAAGGTCATTGCAAAAGAGCTTCCCGGAAACTGCACCGCGCGTCTGGTTGAGTCCGCCCAAAAAGGATCGCGGATAAGGGTGCTGCTGGGTTCGGATATGGTTTTCTAA
- a CDS encoding AAA family ATPase gives MEKLFGERVLEKGLVSIDDLRRALDRQHAYGGRLGHHLVALGLVTESEISNFFQFFPNPPTLVADTKLEPAFISDLLLKHALYFKSFTIAKLVDTMKLPQSVIAQCIDSLRHDSMVEISKAGASFLLKDYEYRITASGINRALSLMEECRYIGPAPVSLADYRYAVEMQTIKSIEINRDKLEKAFARIVLDGKMMNTLGAAINSGAPIFLYGPPGNGKTTIAKAIGNSLAGDIFVPYSVLVGGQIVLLYDQVNYDVIDSGVEPENYDKRWVKVKRPAIMSGGELTLKALDLEFNPNAKYYEAPLQMKANNGIIIIDDFGRQLMDPQTLLNRWIVPLDRRADFLTLHTGMKFEIPFDQLVIFATNIEPRKLADEAFLRRLRYKLKIDYPSVEAYANIYRKVFDSNGLKFDPASFDYLVSKYESAGMNLSGCHPKDLIDHIIDEAHFLGRPPEVTPETLDMAWRNYFVN, from the coding sequence ATGGAAAAATTATTTGGTGAACGGGTTCTTGAAAAAGGCTTGGTCTCGATTGACGACCTTCGAAGGGCATTGGACAGACAACACGCCTACGGCGGCAGACTGGGCCATCATCTGGTGGCCCTGGGATTGGTCACGGAGTCTGAAATATCGAACTTTTTTCAGTTTTTCCCGAATCCCCCGACCCTTGTGGCGGATACCAAATTAGAGCCCGCTTTCATATCCGACCTGCTGCTCAAGCACGCATTGTATTTCAAAAGCTTCACGATTGCGAAATTGGTCGACACCATGAAGCTGCCCCAATCCGTAATCGCGCAATGCATCGATAGTCTGCGGCATGATTCCATGGTGGAAATATCAAAAGCGGGGGCATCCTTTTTATTGAAAGATTATGAATACCGGATCACCGCCTCCGGAATCAACCGCGCCCTGAGCTTAATGGAGGAGTGCCGGTATATCGGGCCGGCGCCGGTTTCTTTGGCGGATTACCGTTACGCGGTCGAAATGCAGACCATAAAAAGTATAGAAATTAATAGAGATAAACTTGAAAAGGCGTTTGCCCGTATCGTATTGGATGGGAAAATGATGAATACGCTGGGCGCGGCCATCAATTCCGGGGCGCCGATTTTTTTATACGGCCCGCCGGGCAACGGCAAGACGACGATCGCCAAAGCGATCGGTAACTCCCTGGCCGGTGACATTTTTGTCCCATACTCAGTGCTTGTCGGCGGTCAAATTGTCCTTTTATATGATCAGGTCAATTATGATGTGATTGATTCCGGTGTTGAACCGGAAAATTACGATAAGCGATGGGTTAAGGTTAAGAGACCGGCTATCATGTCGGGCGGCGAGTTAACCCTTAAAGCACTCGATCTGGAATTTAATCCCAATGCCAAGTACTATGAAGCGCCGCTGCAAATGAAAGCCAATAATGGGATTATCATTATTGATGATTTCGGCAGGCAGTTAATGGATCCGCAGACCCTTCTCAACCGGTGGATCGTGCCCCTGGACCGCAGGGCGGACTTTTTGACCCTTCATACGGGAATGAAATTTGAGATCCCATTTGACCAGTTGGTGATTTTCGCGACCAACATTGAACCGAGGAAACTGGCGGACGAGGCCTTTTTAAGACGGCTTCGGTATAAACTGAAAATCGATTATCCTTCCGTCGAAGCATATGCGAACATTTATCGAAAGGTATTCGATTCCAATGGATTGAAATTCGATCCAGCCAGCTTTGATTACCTTGTGTCAAAATACGAGAGCGCCGGAATGAACTTGAGCGGGTGTCACCCGAAGGACCTCATCGATCACATTATTGATGAGGCCCATTTTCTCGGCCGTCCCCCTGAAGTCACCCCGGAAACGCTGGATATGGCGTGGCGGAATTATTTTGTGAATTGA